The Scatophagus argus isolate fScaArg1 chromosome 20, fScaArg1.pri, whole genome shotgun sequence genome window below encodes:
- the LOC124052150 gene encoding myosin light chain 5-like isoform X1, whose product MFEQTQIQEFKEVKSSRSRDIRFTSPSCSHTPFFLIQAFTLIDQNRDGFIDKEDLKDTYASLGKLSVKDNELEDMLREATGPINFTMFLTLFGEKLHGADPEDTLLNAFKLFDHDARGFIHKDELQNLLMTQAEKFTPEEVKQMFQSSNIDAAGNLDYKSLCYIITHGEEREE is encoded by the exons ATGTTTGAACAAACTCAGATCCAAGAGTTCAAAGAGGTAAAGTCCTCACGCTCACGAGACATTCGTTTCACGTCTCCATCTTGTAGTCACACacctttctttttaattcagGCCTTCACCCTCATCGATCAGAACCGGGACGGTTTCATCGATAAAGAAGATCTCAAGGACACATACGCGTCTTTGG GGAAACTCAGTGTAAAGGACAACGAGCTGGAGGACATGCTGAGAGAAGCCACCGGTCCCATCAACTTCACCATGTTCCTCACCCTGTTCGGAGAAAAGCTGCACG GTGCAGATCCTGAGGACACCCTCTTAAACGCCTTCAAACTGTTCGATCACGATGCCAGAGGCTTCATTCACAAAGATGA ATTACAGAACCTGCTGATGACACAAGCAGAGAAGTTCACACCTGAGGAG GTGAAGCAGATGTTCCAGTCGTCCAACATCGACGCTGCAGGAAACCTGGACTACAAATCTCTGTGTTACATCATCACACACGGGGAGGAGCGTGAAGAATAA
- the LOC124052150 gene encoding myosin light chain 5-like isoform X2 codes for MFEQTQIQEFKEAFTLIDQNRDGFIDKEDLKDTYASLGKLSVKDNELEDMLREATGPINFTMFLTLFGEKLHGADPEDTLLNAFKLFDHDARGFIHKDELQNLLMTQAEKFTPEEVKQMFQSSNIDAAGNLDYKSLCYIITHGEEREE; via the exons ATGTTTGAACAAACTCAGATCCAAGAGTTCAAAGAG GCCTTCACCCTCATCGATCAGAACCGGGACGGTTTCATCGATAAAGAAGATCTCAAGGACACATACGCGTCTTTGG GGAAACTCAGTGTAAAGGACAACGAGCTGGAGGACATGCTGAGAGAAGCCACCGGTCCCATCAACTTCACCATGTTCCTCACCCTGTTCGGAGAAAAGCTGCACG GTGCAGATCCTGAGGACACCCTCTTAAACGCCTTCAAACTGTTCGATCACGATGCCAGAGGCTTCATTCACAAAGATGA ATTACAGAACCTGCTGATGACACAAGCAGAGAAGTTCACACCTGAGGAG GTGAAGCAGATGTTCCAGTCGTCCAACATCGACGCTGCAGGAAACCTGGACTACAAATCTCTGTGTTACATCATCACACACGGGGAGGAGCGTGAAGAATAA